The Erwinia billingiae Eb661 nucleotide sequence CGCACTGATGCCTAACGCCTTCTCCAGCGCCTCTATATACGCCATCAGCGTGACAGGGTTGCTGTTACCAATATTGTATACGCAATACGGCGCTGAGCTGCTTGCAGGGCTCCCCTGCTCAACGGTCCAGTCTGGGTTCGCTTGCGGGATCACATCCTGCAGGCGAACAATCGCTTCGGCGATATCATCAATGTAGGTGAAGTCGCGGCGCATCTGGCCATTGTTGTAGACATCAATTTGTTCTCCGGCCAGCATGGCGCGGGTGAACTTAAATAAAGCCATGTCCGGCCTTCCCCATGGGCCATATACGGTGAAGAACCGCACCCCGGTGGTTGGAATACCGTACAGGTGAGAATAGGTGTGGGACATTAATTCGTTGGCCTTCTTGGTTGCCGCATACAGCGACACAGGATGGTCAACGGAGTCATCGGTAGAGAATGGCATCTTATTGTTCAGCCCATAAACGGAACTGGATGAGGCATACAATAAGTGGCCAATGTGATTATGTCGGCACCCTTCAAGAATATTCAGGTGACCAATCAGATTCGCATCTGCATAAGCTAAAGGATTATCGAGCGAATAACGTACACCAGCCTGAGCACCCAAATGAATAACACGCTCAAAAGCCTGGTCGCGGAACAGTTGGGCGATGCCCTCTCTGTCAGCAAGATCCAGCTTGATAAAGGTAAACTGCGCATGAGGCTCAAGAAGTTTGAGGCGGGCAAGTTTCAGGTTAACGTCATAATAGTCATTCAGGTTGTCGATACCGACAACCTGGTGACCGGCGGACAGCAGGCGCTCCGCTACGTGGAAGCCAATAAATCCTGCTGCGCCGGTTACCAGATATTTCATACTGCCCTCGTTAGTTATGCAATTTGGATAGAAGCGCCGCGGCCGATTGCATAATAAACAAAACCGCGCTTACTGATTCTTTCTGGATCATACAGGTTACGACCATCAAAAATCACGGGTTCTTTCAGAGCATTTTTAATGACATCAAAATCCGGTGCACGGAAGTTCTGCCATTCGGTACAGATGACCAGGCCATCAGCACCTTGCAGAGCGGCTTCTTTGGTTCCCATCAGCTTCAAATCGCTGCGGTGGCCATAGACGCGCTGTGCTTCGTCCATTGCTTCCGGGTCGAAAGCCTGAACGTATGCACCTGCCTGCCAGAGTGCTTCCATCAGCACACGGCTTGACGCTTCACGCATGTCATCGGTGTTTGGCTTGAAAGAAAGCCCCCACAGTGCAAACGTTTTGCCCTGCAGATTGTCACCGAAATGACGTTTGATGAAGGTTGGCAGCTTGTTCTTCTGCGAATCGTTGACGTCTTCAACCGCCTGCAACAGACGTGGCTTGTAACCAATCTGTTCTGCAGTGCGGATCAGCGCCTGAACGTCTTTCGGGAAGCAGGATCCGCCATAGCCGCAGCCAGGATAGATGAAGGAGTAACCGATACGGGAGTCAGAACCAATGCCCTGACGCACTTTCTCGATATCTGCACCCAGGCGTTCTGCCAGGTTGGAGATCTCATTCATAAAGCTGATTTTAGTGGCCAGCATGCAGTTTGCCGCATACTTGGTCAGCTCAGCACTACGAATATCCATTAAAATCATGCGGTCATGATTACGGTTGAAGGGCTCGTACAGCTCGCGCAGCAGCTCAACAACTTCATCATTGTCTGTACCCACAACAATACGCTCAGGACGCATACAGTCGCTGACTGCTGCACCTTCCTTGAGGAATTCAGGGTTAGACACCACATCAAACGCAATCTCAGCACCACGTGCTTTCAGCGTCTCTTCCATTACCGCACGAACACGGTCTGCCGTTCCAACAGGAACCGTAGACTTGTCGATCACAACTTTGTGATCCTGCATGTGTTCTGCGATGGTGCGTGCTACAGCGGTAACATATTTCAGATCCGCAGAGCCGTCTTCATCCGGAGGTGTTCCCACGGCGATAAACTGCATCGTGCCGTGATTCACACCTTCTTCCGCGTTGGTGGAGAACTTGAGGCGACCGCTCTCATAGTTCTGCATCACCAGAGGCGTCAGGCCCGGTTCAAAAATAGGAATGATCCCTTTCTTCAGATTCTCGACTTTACTTGCGTCGACATCGATACAAAGAACGTCATGTCCGACTTCGGCCAGAACCGCAGCCTGAACCAGACCAACATAGCCGATACCAAATACGGTGACTTTCATTGAATTGTCCCGGTTAGAAATTAAATTTACTTACTATTGCCAACAGTGCTTTCGAGCCACTCTTTAAAGTCGCTACCCAGAGAATCGTGACGTACGCCGTATTCAACGAAAGCCTGCATGTAGCCCAGCTTGTTACCACAGTCATGGCTCACGCCTTTCAGGTGATAAGCTTCTACAGTCGATTTTTCCATCAGCATAGCGATGGAGTCAGTCAGCTGAATTTCATCACCTGCACCTGGAGGCGTTTTCGCCAGCAGTGGCCAGATATCAGCAGACAGAACATAACGGCCAACAACCGCCAGGTTTGAAGGGGCTTTATCCGCTTTAGGCTTCTCAACCA carries:
- a CDS encoding NAD-dependent epimerase encodes the protein MKYLVTGAAGFIGFHVAERLLSAGHQVVGIDNLNDYYDVNLKLARLKLLEPHAQFTFIKLDLADREGIAQLFRDQAFERVIHLGAQAGVRYSLDNPLAYADANLIGHLNILEGCRHNHIGHLLYASSSSVYGLNNKMPFSTDDSVDHPVSLYAATKKANELMSHTYSHLYGIPTTGVRFFTVYGPWGRPDMALFKFTRAMLAGEQIDVYNNGQMRRDFTYIDDIAEAIVRLQDVIPQANPDWTVEQGSPASSSAPYCVYNIGNSNPVTLMAYIEALEKALGISAKKNMLPMQPGDVLETSADTRALFNAIGFKPQTGVEEGIANFVSWYRSFYKV
- a CDS encoding UDP-glucose dehydrogenase family protein, whose product is MKVTVFGIGYVGLVQAAVLAEVGHDVLCIDVDASKVENLKKGIIPIFEPGLTPLVMQNYESGRLKFSTNAEEGVNHGTMQFIAVGTPPDEDGSADLKYVTAVARTIAEHMQDHKVVIDKSTVPVGTADRVRAVMEETLKARGAEIAFDVVSNPEFLKEGAAVSDCMRPERIVVGTDNDEVVELLRELYEPFNRNHDRMILMDIRSAELTKYAANCMLATKISFMNEISNLAERLGADIEKVRQGIGSDSRIGYSFIYPGCGYGGSCFPKDVQALIRTAEQIGYKPRLLQAVEDVNDSQKNKLPTFIKRHFGDNLQGKTFALWGLSFKPNTDDMREASSRVLMEALWQAGAYVQAFDPEAMDEAQRVYGHRSDLKLMGTKEAALQGADGLVICTEWQNFRAPDFDVIKNALKEPVIFDGRNLYDPERISKRGFVYYAIGRGASIQIA